The following are encoded together in the Candidatus Sericytochromatia bacterium genome:
- a CDS encoding DUF4442 domain-containing protein, whose translation MAESWHSIWLRWRFNWFPAYRATGGRIRYVAADFSEVRVELGLNRRTRNYHGTIFGGSMYGALDPIHAIMLIQRLGPDYRVWVKSARVEFLKPGRGMLHATCRIPDGECDRLRGLLQETISVEPSYEAELNDAQGTPHARITVTLHIRRAG comes from the coding sequence ATGGCGGAATCGTGGCACAGCATCTGGTTGCGTTGGCGGTTCAACTGGTTTCCAGCTTACCGGGCAACCGGGGGGCGGATTCGCTACGTGGCAGCCGACTTCAGTGAGGTGCGCGTCGAGCTCGGTTTGAACCGACGAACCCGCAACTATCACGGCACGATCTTTGGCGGCAGCATGTACGGCGCCCTGGACCCGATTCACGCGATCATGCTGATCCAGCGCCTGGGACCCGACTACCGGGTCTGGGTCAAGAGCGCCCGCGTGGAGTTCCTCAAACCAGGCCGGGGCATGCTCCACGCGACGTGCCGGATACCCGACGGTGAATGTGATCGCCTGCGCGGCCTGCTGCAGGAGACGATCAGCGTCGAGCCCAGTTACGAAGCGGAGCTGAACGATGCCCAGGGCACGCCACACGCCCGCATCACGGTCACGCTGCACATTCGACGCGCCGGGTGA
- a CDS encoding HAMP domain-containing sensor histidine kinase, whose protein sequence is MNELQLLTCFSLACLLGLLPAAVKLGQSASRNLHPWLGTLLWAYGGKVALVLCQLWVSFHGREDGMSYLEFILAAWVAWLLLRASELVQGTTTFRMGPVFLAAAAAGVSAAWFFKAVPFTVACLPSLGIYLLAHLVFGWRLVAGMRRGESLALSRWGWAFWLYAAWTGVALPATFHTRWYLIGYAGEAWLQAVILVWLVAILPDLTPGQAGRDQRSKPGAPGEWRTLAALLAQELRTPVAAIKTGAYVVSNTARTRLNSEEAEMLGMVQARSDSVLRILSEAQDLIRILEDQARYDPRPENLVTVLRQVCSQAQSNLRRRGISLAITLPTVPLSVDLDRVRMQQVLETLLGWSSRTAPNGGNLSVRLGSVGEFAVLEIGDAGPFLTSEQIRWMYEGGPLLEAGVLVPADGVAFRVARHVVEQGHGGLLGIASEPDSGTTFTLTLPLLMAVPNADALLASSDEAAPSETTAGPWQEVLGR, encoded by the coding sequence GTGAACGAGTTGCAGTTGCTGACCTGCTTCAGCCTGGCCTGCCTGCTCGGCCTGCTGCCTGCTGCCGTCAAATTGGGCCAGAGCGCCTCGCGGAACCTCCATCCCTGGCTGGGCACCCTGCTCTGGGCCTACGGTGGAAAAGTGGCCCTGGTGCTCTGCCAGTTGTGGGTCAGTTTCCACGGCCGTGAAGACGGCATGTCGTATCTCGAGTTCATTCTGGCCGCCTGGGTGGCGTGGCTGTTGTTGCGCGCCTCGGAGCTGGTCCAGGGCACGACCACCTTTCGAATGGGACCCGTTTTTCTGGCTGCGGCAGCAGCCGGCGTGTCAGCGGCGTGGTTTTTCAAGGCCGTGCCGTTCACGGTGGCGTGCTTGCCGAGCCTGGGAATCTATCTGCTCGCGCACCTGGTCTTCGGCTGGCGCCTGGTTGCGGGGATGCGCCGTGGGGAAAGCCTTGCCCTCTCGCGGTGGGGCTGGGCCTTCTGGCTCTACGCGGCCTGGACCGGCGTGGCCCTGCCTGCGACCTTTCACACCCGCTGGTACCTGATCGGCTACGCGGGCGAGGCCTGGCTGCAAGCCGTGATCCTGGTCTGGCTGGTGGCGATCCTGCCAGACCTGACCCCCGGTCAAGCAGGCCGGGACCAGCGCAGCAAGCCCGGTGCCCCCGGTGAATGGCGCACGCTGGCTGCTCTGTTGGCGCAGGAACTGCGCACTCCGGTGGCGGCCATCAAAACCGGCGCCTATGTGGTCAGCAACACGGCTCGCACGCGCCTCAACAGCGAGGAAGCCGAGATGCTCGGCATGGTCCAGGCCCGCTCCGACTCGGTCCTGCGGATCCTCAGTGAAGCCCAGGACCTGATCAGAATCCTCGAGGATCAGGCCCGCTACGATCCGCGGCCGGAAAATCTGGTCACGGTGTTGCGCCAGGTGTGCAGCCAGGCCCAGAGCAACCTGCGGCGGCGTGGCATCTCCCTGGCCATCACCTTGCCCACCGTGCCCTTGTCGGTCGACCTGGATCGGGTGCGCATGCAACAGGTGCTGGAAACCCTGCTGGGGTGGTCCAGTCGCACGGCTCCGAACGGCGGCAACCTGTCCGTTCGACTCGGCTCGGTCGGTGAATTCGCGGTGCTGGAAATCGGCGATGCGGGTCCGTTCCTCACGAGCGAGCAGATTCGCTGGATGTATGAGGGGGGTCCGCTGCTGGAGGCCGGGGTGCTGGTCCCTGCCGACGGGGTGGCCTTTCGCGTCGCGCGTCACGTGGTGGAACAGGGCCACGGAGGCTTGCTTGGCATCGCCAGCGAGCCGGACTCCGGCACGACCTTCACCTTGACCCTTCCCCTGCTGATGGCGGTGCCGAACGCGGACGCCTTGCTCGCCTCTTCGGATGAGGCTGCCCCCAGCGAGACCACGGCCGGCCCGTGGCAGGAAGTGCTCGGCCGCTGA
- a CDS encoding diguanylate cyclase gives MTQHADDATNGAPGLASGGSHTGLPAAFDALDAAAEQELLRDREERSLRGIWNTLLNQAMSLLSAQDGLVFDQRGKLRASPFMPQSCDFPLQSPAVWEGAAHAPRVITEAPGALVSHFGLPGGERLAIALVFAPDEVPLESGSSLLALLTRHATVCANSLDARNRVDMLMELSGLTLENLGSEAQSARTDGLTGLATHDFFQQRLAEELAASDRHRTSLSFMIFDLDHFKSINDTHGHPAGDAVLKAAAAMLKDSVRKYDLVARYGGEEFAIILPNTEEDAAYHLAERLRKQLEGMPFAISETRTIKVTASIGVACRLEQDVMPKDLIKRADVALYAAKNGGRNRVVLAQGPAVEAVNAIGAPRQGSHELFYSLARAFASAIEARIPLMYGHSETVGVLARRMGEVIGLPPEKQEALQIAGLLHDVGMMSVPERVIFKSGALDEDDWRAMREHPARGVALLAKFSTFSGLLEAVLYHHERWDGTGYPEGLQGSDIPLGARILSICDSYDAMLRGDYTFSNGRKPEDAQAEMIRCAGTQFDPELVNLFLRVLQEDPALSQLSLAGAEA, from the coding sequence TTGACGCAGCATGCCGATGATGCCACGAATGGAGCGCCGGGCCTCGCCAGCGGTGGGTCTCATACGGGCCTCCCTGCCGCCTTCGACGCGCTGGACGCCGCCGCCGAGCAAGAGTTGCTTCGTGACCGCGAAGAGCGCTCGCTGAGGGGCATCTGGAATACCCTGCTGAATCAGGCCATGAGCTTGCTGTCGGCTCAGGACGGCCTGGTGTTCGATCAGCGGGGCAAGTTGCGTGCCAGTCCTTTCATGCCGCAATCGTGTGACTTTCCGCTGCAAAGCCCGGCCGTTTGGGAGGGGGCCGCGCACGCGCCGCGCGTGATCACCGAGGCTCCTGGCGCGCTGGTCTCGCATTTTGGCCTGCCAGGGGGCGAGCGTCTCGCGATCGCCCTCGTGTTCGCGCCCGACGAGGTCCCTCTGGAAAGTGGCTCCTCCTTGTTGGCGTTGCTCACTCGCCACGCCACCGTCTGCGCGAACAGCCTCGACGCTCGCAACCGGGTCGACATGCTGATGGAACTGTCGGGCCTGACCCTGGAGAATCTGGGCAGTGAGGCACAGAGTGCCCGTACGGATGGCTTGACGGGGCTGGCCACTCACGACTTCTTCCAGCAACGGCTGGCCGAAGAATTGGCCGCCAGCGATCGCCATCGCACCTCGCTCAGCTTCATGATTTTCGACCTGGACCATTTCAAGTCCATCAACGACACGCACGGGCATCCGGCGGGGGATGCGGTCCTGAAGGCGGCCGCCGCCATGCTCAAGGACAGCGTGCGCAAGTACGACCTGGTCGCGCGTTACGGGGGCGAGGAGTTTGCCATCATCCTGCCCAACACGGAGGAAGACGCGGCCTACCATCTCGCCGAACGCCTGCGCAAGCAACTCGAGGGCATGCCCTTCGCCATCAGCGAGACGCGCACGATCAAGGTCACCGCTTCGATCGGGGTGGCTTGCCGCCTGGAGCAGGACGTCATGCCCAAGGACCTGATCAAACGCGCGGATGTGGCCCTGTATGCCGCCAAGAACGGGGGGCGCAACCGGGTCGTGCTGGCGCAGGGGCCGGCCGTGGAGGCCGTCAACGCGATCGGGGCCCCGCGTCAGGGATCACACGAGCTGTTTTATTCGCTGGCACGTGCCTTCGCCTCGGCCATTGAGGCCCGCATTCCCCTGATGTATGGCCATTCCGAGACGGTGGGAGTCTTGGCGCGACGGATGGGCGAGGTGATCGGCTTGCCTCCCGAGAAGCAAGAAGCCCTTCAGATTGCCGGCTTGTTGCACGACGTCGGCATGATGAGCGTGCCGGAACGGGTCATCTTCAAGTCGGGCGCTCTGGATGAGGACGACTGGCGCGCGATGCGCGAGCATCCGGCGCGTGGCGTGGCCTTGCTGGCCAAGTTCAGTACCTTCTCCGGCTTGCTGGAGGCCGTGCTGTACCACCATGAGCGCTGGGATGGCACGGGCTATCCGGAAGGCTTGCAGGGGTCAGATATCCCACTGGGGGCCAGGATTCTCTCCATCTGCGACTCTTACGATGCGATGCTGCGGGGAGATTACACCTTTTCGAACGGCAGGAAGCCTGAGGATGCCCAGGCCGAAATGATCCGTTGCGCGGGGACCCAGTTCGACCCTGAACTGGTCAACCTCTTCTTGCGGGTGCTGCAGGAGGATCCGGCCTTGTCCCAGTTGAGTCTGGCCGGCGCAGAGGCGTGA
- a CDS encoding lysophospholipid acyltransferase family protein, which translates to MPLICRLAGSLRIYSVLTALALLGFPPIMLVISVWPRARAWGFIQGVFGLALRLAGIKVRIEGLSHLPRDRAALYMGNHVNWLDHLILATALPSPLAGFEKTENFKIPIYGPMMRRWGNVEVSRRKDPEEARRVAQEASRRLAEGCNFLVFPEGTRTRDGQLGAFKKGGFHMAIDAGAPIVPFAFQGAAAIMATGRWWTFPGTVVLHFGAPIDPADYGKDTLEALSQTTRQAIEALLATPSHATG; encoded by the coding sequence TTGCCCCTCATCTGTCGCCTCGCCGGCTCCCTGCGTATCTACTCGGTCCTGACGGCCCTGGCTCTGTTGGGCTTCCCGCCCATCATGCTGGTCATCAGCGTGTGGCCGCGCGCGCGCGCCTGGGGCTTCATTCAGGGCGTGTTCGGTCTGGCCCTGCGCCTGGCCGGCATCAAGGTGCGGATTGAGGGGCTGTCGCACCTCCCTCGCGATCGGGCGGCCCTGTACATGGGAAACCACGTCAATTGGCTGGATCACCTGATCCTGGCGACAGCCCTGCCGAGCCCGCTGGCTGGTTTTGAGAAGACGGAGAATTTCAAAATACCGATCTACGGGCCCATGATGCGTCGCTGGGGCAACGTGGAGGTTTCCCGCCGCAAGGACCCTGAGGAGGCCAGGAGGGTGGCCCAGGAGGCCAGCCGTCGTCTGGCCGAAGGCTGCAATTTTCTGGTCTTTCCGGAGGGCACGCGCACGCGCGACGGACAGCTGGGGGCATTCAAAAAGGGCGGTTTCCATATGGCCATCGACGCAGGCGCCCCGATCGTACCTTTTGCGTTTCAGGGGGCCGCCGCCATCATGGCGACCGGGCGCTGGTGGACCTTCCCGGGGACGGTGGTGTTGCATTTTGGAGCGCCGATTGACCCTGCGGACTACGGCAAAGACACCCTGGAGGCCCTGAGTCAGACCACCCGCCAGGCCATTGAAGCCTTGCTGGCCACGCCCTCCCATGCGACGGGCTAG
- a CDS encoding PfaD family polyunsaturated fatty acid/polyketide biosynthesis protein — MIISPPHTSPGWIAGAESPQFDAGALAQAVTRIREPLHVLKHASSGAVGVAFGGELSGERSTEHAWLGTLPPLWPEWIGDRAFNEAHGVRFPYIGGEMANGIASVEMVLALAKAGMLGFFGAAGLSPARIEESVQRLAAELGPDGPSWGANLIHSLHEPALEERTVDIFLAHGVKRVSASAFMGLTPAIVRYAYTGIHVDATGQIVRPNHVFAKISRAETARAFASPAPSAMLQALVARGALSPEEAALAAQLPVAEDLTAESDSGGHTDNRPLGALFPTIRALADELAAQRGYPRAIRVGAAGGLGTPSAVAAAFSYGAAYVMTGSVNQSAVEAGQSEMARRLLAQADMADVIMCPAGDMFELGVKVQVLKKGTMFASRAQRLYELYTAHDSLESIPAEMRAKLEKDVFQQTLAEVWAECQRYFTLRDPVQLTRAERDSKHRMALVFRWYLGQSSRWAIAGLPERKLDYQIWCGPAMGAFNTWVKGTFLEDPAARTVAQIGLNLLEGAAVVTRAQQLRTFGAPVPPAAFHYRPRPLTA; from the coding sequence ATGATCATCTCTCCTCCTCACACCTCGCCTGGCTGGATCGCTGGCGCCGAATCGCCGCAGTTCGATGCAGGCGCTCTGGCCCAGGCGGTGACCCGCATCCGCGAACCGCTACACGTGCTGAAACACGCGTCTTCCGGCGCCGTGGGGGTCGCCTTTGGCGGCGAGTTGAGCGGCGAACGTAGCACGGAGCACGCCTGGCTCGGCACCTTGCCGCCGCTGTGGCCGGAGTGGATCGGCGATCGCGCCTTCAACGAGGCCCACGGCGTTCGGTTTCCTTACATCGGCGGGGAAATGGCCAATGGCATCGCCTCGGTGGAGATGGTGCTCGCTCTGGCCAAGGCCGGCATGCTGGGATTCTTCGGGGCCGCTGGCCTTTCGCCTGCCCGCATCGAGGAATCGGTGCAACGCTTGGCCGCTGAACTGGGCCCTGACGGCCCCTCCTGGGGGGCCAACCTGATCCATTCCTTGCACGAACCGGCGCTGGAAGAGCGCACGGTCGATATCTTTCTCGCGCACGGGGTCAAGCGGGTCTCCGCCTCGGCCTTCATGGGGTTGACCCCGGCGATCGTCCGCTACGCCTACACCGGCATCCATGTGGACGCCACGGGCCAGATCGTGCGCCCCAATCACGTGTTCGCCAAGATCTCTCGGGCCGAGACCGCGCGGGCCTTCGCCTCGCCTGCGCCCTCCGCCATGCTGCAGGCCCTGGTCGCGCGCGGCGCCCTGTCACCCGAGGAGGCCGCCCTCGCCGCGCAGTTGCCGGTGGCGGAGGATCTGACGGCCGAGTCCGACAGCGGCGGGCACACCGACAATCGCCCCTTGGGAGCCCTTTTCCCCACCATCCGGGCCTTGGCGGATGAACTGGCCGCTCAGCGGGGTTATCCCCGCGCGATTCGGGTCGGAGCGGCCGGGGGGCTCGGCACGCCTTCTGCGGTGGCCGCAGCCTTTTCATACGGGGCCGCCTACGTGATGACAGGTTCGGTCAATCAGAGTGCGGTCGAGGCAGGCCAGTCCGAGATGGCCCGGCGCTTGCTGGCTCAGGCAGACATGGCCGACGTGATCATGTGTCCGGCCGGCGACATGTTCGAACTCGGCGTCAAGGTTCAGGTACTCAAGAAGGGAACCATGTTCGCCTCGCGGGCCCAGCGTCTGTACGAGCTATACACCGCCCACGATAGCCTGGAGTCGATTCCCGCGGAGATGCGGGCCAAACTGGAGAAAGATGTCTTTCAGCAAACCCTGGCGGAAGTGTGGGCGGAGTGTCAGCGTTATTTCACCCTGCGTGATCCGGTCCAGCTGACCCGGGCCGAACGCGACAGCAAACACCGCATGGCGCTCGTCTTTCGCTGGTATCTGGGCCAGTCGAGTCGCTGGGCGATCGCCGGTCTGCCCGAACGCAAGCTCGATTACCAGATCTGGTGCGGCCCCGCGATGGGGGCCTTCAACACGTGGGTCAAGGGGACCTTCCTGGAGGACCCGGCCGCGCGGACGGTGGCCCAGATCGGACTCAACCTGCTCGAAGGGGCCGCCGTGGTGACGCGGGCCCAACAGCTTCGAACCTTCGGGGCCCCGGTGCCCCCCGCTGCTTTCCATTACAGGCCCCGGCCGTTGACGGCCTGA